A region from the Hippoglossus hippoglossus isolate fHipHip1 chromosome 18, fHipHip1.pri, whole genome shotgun sequence genome encodes:
- the msmp gene encoding prostate-associated microseminoprotein, whose amino-acid sequence MKMEISRVNWMLAAAGFLLWSSGGSAAPMECHFDSRALCVFEGRQYTLGDTWMDNACMQCTCLHPVGVGCCETVHRPVDFPAWCQLRVEPVTCKVSLVQAADPRLPCYSGRDFNDPSHGSLQLQHQLEG is encoded by the exons ATGAAGATGGAGATTTCAAGGGTGAACTGGATGCTGGCAGCTGCGGGGTTTCTCCTGTGGAGCAGCGGAGGCTCTGCTGCGCCCATGGAGTGCCACTTCGACTCAAGAG ctctgtgtgtgtttgagggaagACAATACACTCTGGGTGACACCTGGATGGACAACGCTTGCATGCAGTGCACCTGTCTGCACCCTGTTGGAGTCGGCTGCTGTGAGAC GGTGCATCGGCCGGTGGATTTCCCCGCGTGGTGTCAGTTGCGTGTGGAGCCAGTGACCTGCAAAGTGTCTCTGGTGCAGGCGGCCGACCCCCGTCTGCCCTGCTACTCCGGCAGAGACTTCAATGACCCGAGCCATGGATcgcttcagctgcagcaccagcTCGAAGGGTAG